From the genome of Bubalus bubalis isolate 160015118507 breed Murrah chromosome 2, NDDB_SH_1, whole genome shotgun sequence, one region includes:
- the NBL1 gene encoding neuroblastoma suppressor of tumorigenicity 1, with amino-acid sequence MMLRVLVGAVLPVMVLAAPPPINKLALFPDKSAWCEAKNITQIVGHSGCEAKSIQNRACLGQCFSYSVPNTFPQSTESLVHCDSCMPAQSMWEIVTLECPGHEEVPRVDKLVEKILHCSCQACGKEPSHEGLSVYVQGEDAQGAQPGAHPHPHPGGQAPEPEDPPGAPHAEEEGAED; translated from the exons ATGATGCTGCGGGTCCTGGTGGGGGCTGTCCTGCCCGTCATGGTCCTGGCTGCGCCTCCGCCCATCAACAAGCTGGCCCTGTTCCCGGATAAGAGTGCCTGGTGTGAGGCGAAGAACATCACCCAGATCGTGGGCCACAGCGGCTGTGAGGCGAAGTCCATCCAGAACAG GGCCTGCCTGGGACAGTGCTTCAGCTACAGCGTCCCCAACACCTTCCCGCAGTCGACCGAGTCCCTGGTGCACTGTGACTCCTGCATGCCGGCCCAGTCCATGTGGGAGATC GTGACCTTGGAGTGCCCCGGCCACGAGGAGGTGCCCCGGGTGGACAAGCTAGTGGAGAAGATTCTGCACTGCAGCTGCCAGGCGTGTGGCAAGGAGCCCAGCCACGAGGGGCTGAGCGTCTACGTGCAGGGCGAGGACGCGCAGGGGGCCCAGCCTggcgcccacccccacccccatcccggcGGGCAGGCCCCTGAGCCCGAGGACCCCCCTGGGGCCCCCCACGCCGAGGAAGAGGGGGCTGAGGACTGA